The proteins below are encoded in one region of Polypterus senegalus isolate Bchr_013 chromosome 2, ASM1683550v1, whole genome shotgun sequence:
- the LOC120524447 gene encoding renin receptor-like has translation METFNNYCSYNLITLFFDQFADNIFSIYNNNSVVEVLTVKTFETPFVRKTRSILESVQISNPGSPYNLAYSYNFEYSVIFNIILWIMIALALAVIVISYNLWNMDPGYDSIIYRMTNQKIRMD, from the exons ATGGaaa CTTTTAATAATTATTGTTCTTATAATTTAATTACTTTGTTCTTTGATCAGTTTGCAGATAACATCTTCAGCATTTACAATAACAATTCGGTGGTGGAGGTTCTGACTGTGAAGACATTTGAAACGCCTTTTGTTAGAAAAACACGGTCAATTCTGGAATCGGTACAGATC AGTAACCCTGGAAGCCCGTATAACCTTGCCTACAGTTACAATTTTGAGTATTCAGTCATCTTTAACATCATCCTCTGGATCATGATTGCTCTTGCTCTGGCTGTCATAGTCATCTCTTATAACCTGTGGAACATGGATCCTGGTTATGACAGCATAATTTACCGGATGACCAATCAGAAGATCCGCATGGATTAG
- the atp6ap2 gene encoding renin receptor: protein MESGGTRNMFFSLVIAIWFVLASLSAGVLGDRLIVLKAPPYIHFRDGKWPISGDRIPDLVALTLGFSVEEDLGWPGLQVGSLFHRPRSNVVIVVRGVSELEVAQPEASYPIENAVPISLDGVANTVHSMFSEDTPVVLQLTPSEERIYMVGKANTVFEDLPVTLRQIRNRVFQENSVFNSLMPNSLSRNSEVDLLFLSELQVLHDMTTLLSRHKHLAKDHSPDLYFLEMAGLEEIAKHYGPESDQFKEATQILASQLQKFADNIFSIYNNNSVVEVLTVKTFETPFVRKTRSILESVQISNPGSPYNLAYSYNFEYSVIFNIILWIMIALALAVIVISYNLWNMDPGYDSIIYRMTNQKIRMD, encoded by the exons GTGTGCTTGGAGACCGCCTCATCGTACTCAAAGCTCCTCCATATATCCACTTTCGGGATGGCAAGTGGCCAATCTCAGGAGACAGGATACCAGACCTGGTTGCATTAACACTGGGCTTCTCTGTGGAAGAA gACCTGGGATGGCCTGGCTTGCAGGTTGGAAGCCTGTTTCATCGGCCTCGTTCCAATGTTGTCATTGTGGTCAGGGGAGTGAGTGAACTTGAGGTGGCCCAGCCTGAAGCATCATATCCTATTGAGAAT GCTGTTCCCATTTCTCTTGATGGAGTTGCaaacactgtgcattctatgttcTCTGAAGACACCCCTGTTGTGTTACAGCTGACTCCAAGTGAAGAG AGGATTTATATGGTGGGGAAAGCCAATACTGTGTTTGAAGATTTGCCTGTGACATTACGACAGATCAGAAATCGAGTTTTCCAAGAGAATTCTGTGTTCAACTCTCTCATGCCAAACTCATTGAGCCGAAATAGTGAG GTGGATTTGCTGTTTCTGTCAGAACTCCAAGTTTTACATGATATGACCACTCTG CTGTCCCGGCATAAGCATTTGGCAAAAGATCATTCCCCAGATCTATATTTCCTGGAAATGGCTGGTTTGGAGGAGATTGCCAAGCATTATGGCCCTGAATCGGATCAGTTTAAGGAAGCCACTCAGATACTTGCTAGTCAACTGCAAAAG TTTGCAGATAACATCTTCAGCATTTACAATAACAATTCGGTGGTGGAGGTTCTGACTGTGAAGACATTTGAAACGCCTTTTGTTAGAAAAACACGGTCAATTCTGGAATCGGTACAGATC agTAACCCTGGAAGCCCGTATAACCTTGCCTACAGTTACAATTTTGAGTATTCAGTCATCTTTAACATCATCCTCTGGATCATGATTGCTCTTGCTCTGGCTGTCATAGTCATCTCTTATAACCTGTGGAACATGGATCCTGGTTATGACAGCATAATTTACCGGATGACCAATCAGAAGATCCGCATGGATTAG